A DNA window from Nitrospira sp. contains the following coding sequences:
- a CDS encoding Addiction module antitoxin RelB (MaGe:77308996), translated as MSIKELEAEALKLDPKARARLAGKLLESLENLSEEENARIWAEEAQRRDADMDTDSDAGIPAAKVFREARAKLK; from the coding sequence ATGAGTATTAAGGAACTTGAAGCTGAGGCTTTGAAGCTTGATCCAAAGGCACGCGCGCGCTTGGCGGGGAAGCTCTTGGAGAGCTTGGAAAATCTTTCCGAAGAGGAAAATGCCAGAATCTGGGCCGAGGAGGCTCAGCGCAGAGATGCGGACATGGATACCGATTCTGACGCCGGCATACCGGCCGCGAAGGTGTTCCGCGAAGCACGGGCCAAGCTGAAGTGA
- a CDS encoding Tetratricopeptide repeat protein (MaGe:77308983): MQTRRRTSQYIEEFARTRTKLEAFFISLTTMDVQDFLEQGQGREEDKREAWHLFQQAYERQMKGDLEEAVNLYKQSLAIHPTAEAYTFLGWTYSFMGRLDDAIDECHKAIAQDPDFGNPYNDIGAYLIEKGDFDEAIIWFQKAMQARRYESPAFPHLNIGRVYEKQGRWTEAIEAYKKALTLNPNYALAKKSLGRLISSLN, translated from the coding sequence GTGCAAACCCGCAGGCGTACTTCTCAGTACATTGAGGAGTTTGCACGAACGAGAACGAAGCTGGAGGCCTTTTTCATCAGCCTGACCACCATGGACGTACAAGACTTTTTAGAACAAGGCCAAGGCCGCGAAGAAGATAAGCGAGAAGCGTGGCATCTTTTTCAACAGGCCTATGAACGCCAGATGAAGGGCGACCTGGAAGAGGCCGTCAATCTCTACAAGCAATCGCTGGCCATTCACCCCACGGCCGAGGCCTATACGTTTCTCGGCTGGACCTACAGCTTCATGGGACGGCTCGACGACGCCATCGACGAGTGCCACAAAGCCATCGCGCAGGACCCCGACTTCGGCAACCCCTACAACGACATCGGGGCCTATTTGATTGAAAAAGGGGATTTCGACGAAGCGATCATTTGGTTTCAGAAGGCCATGCAGGCCAGACGCTACGAAAGTCCAGCGTTCCCGCATTTGAACATCGGCCGGGTCTACGAGAAGCAAGGCCGCTGGACCGAAGCCATCGAGGCTTACAAGAAGGCACTCACGCTCAACCCCAACTACGCGCTCGCGAAGAAATCGCTGGGCCGGCTAATCAGCTCATTGAACTAG
- a CDS encoding conserved membrane protein of unknown function (Evidence 4 : Unknown function but conserved in other organisms; MaGe:77308991) — MLFQVLSVMGALMVLTAYALIQSGIWRELDAGYLALNIIGSLLLGVVAIEDQRVGFIVLEFAWAGLGLIGVVRAVKARKIAAVL, encoded by the coding sequence ATGCTGTTCCAGGTGTTGTCGGTGATGGGCGCGCTCATGGTGCTGACCGCCTATGCGCTCATCCAAAGCGGGATCTGGCGTGAATTGGATGCAGGGTATCTGGCGCTGAACATCATCGGATCGCTGCTCTTGGGTGTGGTGGCGATCGAGGATCAGCGAGTGGGATTTATTGTGTTGGAGTTTGCCTGGGCCGGGCTCGGGCTCATCGGGGTGGTACGGGCGGTTAAGGCACGGAAAATAGCAGCAGTCTTATAA
- a CDS encoding Folate-dependent protein for Fe/S cluster synthesis/repair in oxidative stress (MaGe:77308985): MKQSRLHAQQVQLGATFEEVAGWEVPVHYGDWRTEYDAVRQAVGLSDLSHRGKIRVTGDDRVKWLQSVISNDILPLQPGQGRYSSFLTHKGKMLTYFRCYVLTDAVMLEDVGEIGDHTFTALRKFLLYGTKAKMESCAESWGLLLVSGPKAAQTVKSAFGVDCSDVQPINFVTAQIGGQQALVIRTEETGEVDLEILLPAEAVATAWTGLMQAGAASGIKAVGSQAREVLRMEAGIPKAGSELNEEIVPPEANLESKAFSLNKGCYPGQEVVARMDTYGNVRRHLVGLVLKDTIVPPKGSKLFSGDREVGWVSSATFSPQQNAVIAFGFPLRDFSKAGTALSIEVEGARHDATVKDLPFYRRA, translated from the coding sequence ATGAAACAATCCCGTCTGCATGCGCAACAGGTTCAACTAGGGGCAACGTTTGAAGAGGTCGCCGGCTGGGAGGTGCCCGTCCACTATGGGGACTGGCGCACTGAGTACGATGCGGTCCGTCAAGCCGTCGGCCTATCGGACCTTTCTCACCGCGGCAAGATCAGAGTCACCGGCGACGACCGGGTGAAGTGGCTGCAGAGCGTGATCAGCAACGACATCCTGCCGCTTCAACCAGGCCAGGGCCGCTATTCCAGCTTCCTGACGCATAAAGGGAAGATGCTGACCTATTTCCGCTGCTACGTACTGACCGACGCCGTCATGCTGGAAGACGTCGGGGAAATCGGCGACCACACATTCACCGCCCTGCGCAAGTTTCTGCTCTACGGCACCAAAGCAAAAATGGAGAGCTGCGCGGAGAGCTGGGGCTTGCTCCTCGTCAGCGGACCCAAGGCGGCGCAGACCGTGAAATCCGCCTTCGGCGTCGATTGCAGCGATGTGCAGCCGATAAACTTCGTCACGGCCCAGATCGGCGGACAGCAAGCCCTCGTAATCCGGACAGAAGAAACCGGCGAAGTCGATCTCGAGATTCTGCTTCCTGCGGAGGCGGTCGCCACAGCCTGGACCGGCCTCATGCAAGCCGGTGCGGCAAGCGGCATCAAGGCCGTCGGCAGCCAAGCCCGCGAAGTATTGCGCATGGAAGCCGGCATCCCTAAAGCGGGATCCGAATTGAACGAAGAAATCGTCCCACCTGAAGCCAATCTGGAAAGCAAGGCCTTCAGCCTGAACAAAGGCTGCTATCCAGGGCAAGAAGTCGTCGCCAGGATGGATACCTACGGCAACGTCCGTCGGCACTTGGTCGGGCTCGTGCTAAAGGATACCATCGTCCCGCCCAAAGGCTCTAAACTGTTCAGTGGCGATCGCGAAGTGGGCTGGGTCAGCAGCGCGACATTCTCACCGCAGCAAAACGCCGTCATCGCCTTCGGCTTCCCCTTGCGGGACTTCAGCAAGGCCGGAACGGCCTTATCGATTGAAGTAGAAGGCGCGCGGCACGACGCGACGGTGAAAGACCTTCCTTTCTACCGCCGCGCGTAG
- a CDS encoding hypothetical protein (Evidence 4 : Unknown function but conserved in other organisms; MaGe:77308993), protein MHDINCCVQNCQATPYAPAGTKSVCKDHFINFLTWRRRRGPQMFMKYAAMTMGERDTVSAEWQKTIQVDEVPSNAPKS, encoded by the coding sequence ATGCACGACATCAACTGTTGCGTTCAGAATTGCCAAGCCACTCCCTACGCGCCGGCCGGCACCAAATCGGTCTGCAAGGACCACTTCATCAACTTCCTGACCTGGCGCCGCCGCCGAGGGCCGCAGATGTTCATGAAGTATGCCGCTATGACCATGGGCGAACGCGACACCGTCTCCGCCGAGTGGCAAAAGACCATCCAAGTCGACGAAGTCCCCTCCAACGCGCCGAAGAGCTAG
- a CDS encoding hypothetical protein (Evidence 4 : Unknown function but conserved in other organisms; MaGe:77308986) codes for MNTDLLQRITIEPGKCGGRPCIRGMRIRVQDVLDMLAAGTPEEEILRDYPYLEHDDIRATLTYAAAYMDHTIVSAQPR; via the coding sequence ATGAACACCGATCTTCTTCAGCGCATCACGATTGAACCAGGCAAATGCGGCGGCCGCCCGTGCATCCGTGGCATGCGTATCCGTGTTCAGGACGTTCTGGACATGCTGGCCGCCGGTACTCCTGAAGAGGAGATCCTTCGCGACTACCCATACCTAGAGCATGACGATATTCGCGCTACCCTCACCTATGCTGCCGCATACATGGATCATACGATCGTCTCCGCACAGCCCAGATGA
- a CDS encoding thiamine (pyrimidine moiety) biosynthesis protein (Evidence 2a : Function from experimental evidences in other organisms; PubMedId 8432721; Product type e : enzyme; MaGe:77308981), translating to MGTSETSTNGSNGHNTTSKAATLTTAPFPASRKIHVSGAHSGVRVPMREISLSPTKSMNGGAPTPNEPITIYDTSGPYTDPSVTIDARAGLAPLRRQWVLDRADVEELSDVSSQYGRMRKADPKLDELRFQHIRKPLRAKAGQNVTQLHYARKGIVTPEMEFIAIRENQSREVARELASQNGHGGGIAQHPGQAWGANIPKVITPEFVRDEVARGRAIIPANINHPETEPMIIGRNFLVKINSNIGNSAVASSIEEEVEKMIWSIRWGADTVMDLSTGKNIHETREWIIRNSPVPIGTVPIYQALEKVNGKAEDLTWEIFRDTLIEQAEQGVDYFTIHAGVRLAYVPMTAKRMTGIVSRGGSIHAKWCLAHHQENFAYTHFEEICEIMKAYDVSFSLGDGLRPGSIADANDEGQFAELETLGELTKVAWKHDVQVMIEGPGHVPMHMIQVNMEKQLKECHEAPFYTLGPLTTDIAPGYDHITSGIGAAMIGWYGCAMLCYVTPKEHLGLPDREDVKTGVITYKIAAHAADLAKGHPGAQIRDNALSKARFEFRWEDQFHLSLDPDTAKDFHDETLPDNAAKVSHFCSMCGPHFCSMKITQDVRDYAAQLQVDEQKAIQIGMKEKSEEFKKSGSEIYR from the coding sequence ATGGGAACATCGGAAACATCGACCAACGGATCGAATGGCCACAATACAACGAGCAAGGCCGCCACATTAACGACCGCGCCATTTCCCGCCTCGCGCAAGATCCACGTCAGCGGCGCCCACTCCGGCGTGCGCGTGCCCATGCGGGAAATCAGTCTCAGCCCAACCAAATCCATGAACGGCGGCGCGCCGACGCCCAACGAACCCATTACAATCTACGATACCTCCGGTCCCTACACCGATCCCTCCGTCACCATCGACGCGCGCGCCGGACTCGCCCCGCTCCGCCGCCAGTGGGTGCTGGACCGGGCGGACGTCGAAGAACTCTCGGATGTCTCCTCGCAGTATGGCCGGATGCGCAAGGCCGACCCCAAACTGGACGAACTGCGGTTTCAGCATATCCGCAAACCGCTCCGCGCCAAAGCCGGACAGAATGTGACTCAGCTTCACTATGCCCGCAAAGGCATCGTGACACCGGAAATGGAATTCATCGCCATCAGAGAAAACCAATCGCGCGAAGTGGCGCGTGAACTCGCCTCCCAGAACGGCCATGGCGGCGGCATCGCGCAGCATCCTGGGCAGGCCTGGGGCGCCAATATCCCGAAGGTCATCACGCCCGAGTTTGTCCGCGACGAAGTGGCCCGGGGCCGCGCAATCATTCCCGCGAACATCAACCATCCGGAAACTGAGCCGATGATCATCGGCCGCAACTTCCTGGTAAAGATCAATTCGAACATCGGCAATTCCGCTGTCGCCTCCTCCATCGAAGAAGAAGTCGAGAAGATGATCTGGTCGATCCGCTGGGGCGCCGACACGGTGATGGATCTCTCGACCGGCAAGAACATCCACGAGACCCGCGAATGGATCATTCGCAATTCGCCGGTCCCGATCGGCACCGTCCCGATCTATCAGGCACTCGAAAAAGTGAACGGCAAGGCCGAAGACCTGACCTGGGAGATCTTCCGCGACACGCTTATCGAACAGGCCGAACAGGGCGTGGACTACTTCACGATCCACGCCGGCGTCCGCCTCGCTTATGTCCCGATGACCGCGAAACGCATGACCGGTATCGTGTCCCGCGGCGGATCGATCCATGCCAAGTGGTGCCTCGCGCATCATCAAGAGAACTTCGCCTACACCCACTTTGAAGAGATCTGCGAGATCATGAAGGCCTACGATGTCTCCTTCAGCCTCGGCGACGGGTTGCGGCCCGGCTCTATTGCCGACGCGAACGATGAAGGCCAGTTTGCCGAACTGGAAACGCTGGGCGAGCTAACCAAGGTCGCGTGGAAGCACGATGTGCAAGTCATGATCGAAGGTCCCGGTCACGTGCCCATGCACATGATTCAGGTCAACATGGAGAAGCAATTGAAAGAATGTCACGAAGCGCCGTTCTATACGCTCGGCCCGCTGACCACTGACATTGCACCGGGCTACGACCACATTACGTCAGGCATCGGCGCGGCAATGATCGGCTGGTACGGCTGCGCGATGCTCTGCTACGTCACGCCCAAAGAACACCTGGGATTGCCGGATCGCGAGGATGTGAAGACCGGCGTCATCACCTACAAGATCGCGGCTCATGCGGCAGACTTAGCGAAGGGACATCCCGGCGCCCAGATCAGGGACAACGCCCTTTCAAAGGCGCGCTTCGAATTCCGATGGGAGGATCAATTCCACCTCTCGCTCGACCCCGACACCGCCAAGGATTTCCACGACGAGACGCTCCCGGACAATGCCGCGAAGGTGTCGCACTTCTGTTCGATGTGCGGGCCGCATTTCTGCTCGATGAAGATCACGCAAGACGTGCGCGACTATGCCGCGCAACTACAAGTAGATGAGCAGAAGGCGATTCAAATCGGCATGAAAGAAAAATCGGAAGAGTTCAAGAAATCCGGTTCTGAAATTTATAGATAA
- a CDS encoding hypothetical protein (Evidence 5 : Unknown function; MaGe:77308989), producing the protein MNALETLKAHFDVSISRHVPSGLEGLNLQDFDLVVALDKHVARKLANVRVAKLLTWNIEDPYGDDLEEYRRCVLKINQEVLRLPI; encoded by the coding sequence GTGAATGCTCTGGAAACCTTGAAAGCCCACTTTGACGTCTCGATTTCTCGGCATGTCCCTTCTGGTCTCGAAGGTCTGAATCTTCAGGATTTTGACCTGGTAGTGGCGTTAGACAAACATGTGGCGAGAAAGCTTGCGAATGTCCGAGTAGCCAAGCTACTGACCTGGAATATTGAGGATCCTTATGGTGATGATCTCGAAGAATACCGTCGTTGTGTACTTAAGATTAATCAAGAAGTCTTACGATTACCCATCTAG
- a CDS encoding Thiamine thiazole synthase (MaGe:77308982), with translation MAKPTPAPLRERDITRQIAREYYKEFDSLIESDVIIVGAGPSGLICAHDLAKMGFRTLVVEQSLALGGGFWHGGYLMNKATICEPANEILEEIGVPCKKINECDGMYMVDPPHATGALVAAAYRGGAKVLNLTRVVDLILRKDGILEGIVVNNTTAEMAGHDIIHVDPIALESKIVVDATGHDAIVVDLLHKRGLYKPVPGNGAMWVSRSEQEVMDRTGEVYPNCFVIGLAVAAVYGTPRMGPAFGSMLLSGRYGAELIKKKLKQE, from the coding sequence ATGGCAAAGCCAACACCAGCGCCCTTGCGCGAGCGCGATATTACTCGACAAATTGCCCGTGAATATTACAAAGAGTTCGATTCGCTTATCGAGAGCGACGTCATCATCGTCGGCGCCGGCCCTTCCGGGCTAATTTGCGCTCACGACCTGGCGAAGATGGGTTTCCGCACGCTCGTTGTCGAACAGAGCCTCGCGCTCGGCGGCGGCTTCTGGCATGGCGGCTATCTGATGAATAAAGCCACCATCTGTGAACCGGCCAATGAAATCCTCGAAGAGATCGGCGTCCCCTGCAAGAAGATCAATGAGTGCGACGGAATGTATATGGTCGATCCCCCGCATGCGACCGGCGCGCTGGTCGCCGCCGCCTATCGCGGTGGCGCCAAAGTTTTGAATCTCACCCGAGTCGTCGATCTGATTTTGAGAAAAGACGGCATCCTCGAAGGGATCGTCGTCAACAACACCACTGCCGAAATGGCCGGCCACGATATCATTCACGTCGACCCTATCGCCTTGGAAAGCAAGATCGTCGTAGATGCCACTGGGCACGATGCCATCGTCGTGGATCTGCTTCACAAGCGCGGCCTTTACAAACCCGTGCCGGGCAACGGCGCCATGTGGGTCTCGCGATCCGAGCAGGAAGTGATGGATCGAACCGGTGAAGTCTATCCGAATTGCTTCGTCATCGGACTAGCCGTCGCCGCCGTGTACGGCACCCCGCGCATGGGCCCAGCCTTCGGCTCCATGCTGCTCTCAGGCCGCTACGGAGCAGAACTGATCAAGAAGAAGCTGAAGCAGGAATAG
- a CDS encoding Histidine kinase (MaGe:77308984): MDQAERTILVAVTDIFFYTKVRDALRTGGYRIEKARAQQEIAEKSATASPVAVILDMNDLTLNAFQAIETLKADPRLTSIPILAYANHEEVETWNRAKALGVTKIVSRNEFSARTKDLVDEVQKGTR, encoded by the coding sequence ATGGACCAGGCTGAACGCACCATTCTCGTCGCCGTCACCGATATCTTCTTCTATACCAAAGTACGCGATGCCTTGCGCACCGGCGGCTACCGCATCGAGAAGGCCAGGGCGCAGCAAGAGATCGCGGAGAAATCCGCCACCGCATCGCCGGTCGCTGTGATTCTGGATATGAACGATCTGACCCTGAATGCCTTTCAGGCCATCGAAACCCTGAAAGCCGACCCTCGATTGACATCCATTCCCATTCTTGCCTATGCCAATCATGAAGAAGTCGAGACCTGGAATAGGGCCAAAGCCTTGGGCGTCACAAAGATTGTGTCTCGCAACGAATTCTCGGCTCGCACCAAAGATCTGGTCGATGAAGTACAGAAGGGCACCCGATGA
- a CDS encoding FRG domain protein (MaGe:77308994): MKVKQISTWEDFEAEVENVFSVVRAAKTENEHYVSSPLFRGQANDSWQLVTTLERFSPRPYAVNEYSQLLRAVEPSVLTLSPSAPRLGELEREENGIPMPPPGYEFMIYLRHHGFPSPLLDWTRSPYVAAFFAFQNARRDAENVAIYIFREYVEGGKGGQVGAPTIVGCGSYVAAHRRHHVQQCEYTICKKRDNSAWLYCSHEDAIEVSKGAQDVLVKYLISASERDKVLEKLDRMNVNAYSLFGNEESLMETLAYREIEKREKGRL, from the coding sequence ATGAAGGTGAAGCAGATCTCAACATGGGAAGATTTTGAAGCTGAAGTGGAGAACGTTTTTTCTGTTGTTCGCGCAGCCAAAACAGAAAATGAGCACTATGTTTCATCTCCACTTTTTCGAGGCCAGGCAAATGATTCGTGGCAACTTGTCACCACATTAGAACGGTTTTCCCCGCGTCCGTATGCCGTGAATGAGTATTCTCAACTATTGCGGGCGGTTGAGCCATCCGTGCTAACGCTTAGCCCCAGCGCACCTCGTCTTGGTGAATTGGAAAGAGAGGAGAATGGAATTCCTATGCCCCCTCCAGGGTATGAATTCATGATCTATCTTAGGCACCATGGATTTCCCTCGCCATTGTTAGATTGGACGCGATCACCGTATGTCGCGGCATTTTTTGCTTTTCAAAATGCTCGTCGTGATGCAGAGAATGTCGCAATCTACATCTTTAGAGAGTATGTCGAGGGTGGGAAAGGTGGTCAAGTTGGCGCTCCAACTATTGTTGGTTGCGGGTCTTATGTTGCGGCACATAGAAGACATCATGTTCAGCAGTGTGAATATACGATATGCAAAAAACGGGATAACAGCGCATGGTTGTATTGTAGTCACGAGGATGCCATTGAAGTGAGCAAGGGAGCGCAGGATGTGCTGGTGAAATATCTTATATCTGCGAGTGAGCGAGATAAGGTTCTTGAAAAGCTCGACAGGATGAACGTTAATGCGTACTCGCTCTTTGGCAATGAAGAATCTTTGATGGAGACATTGGCATATAGAGAAATAGAAAAGCGCGAGAAAGGACGGCTCTAA
- a CDS encoding Phosphodiesterase/alkaline phosphatase D (MaGe:77308992), with amino-acid sequence MRHLVFLVPAILLALVSVSCTSASREGLPPSSPFRVAGVVTPEVLPQGVTVGDVTAQGALLWVRTEGPALVQVEWAPPSVWEAASKMASAVSPVARTARMMTGPETDFTVTIPLEGAVPETRYRYYVLVGPIVDGVIPVDARVAARGEFTTLPAAQHSVPVVFAWSGDLGGQQRCRQGFGGYSIFDVMRNQDPDFFLFLGDTIYSDDTCASPPNEPGADFKASTLTEYRTRHRYQRGAESLRRFLETVPVYAIWDDHEVRNNFAGPFDDQMPAGRQALREYWPIASPSGDPSRMYRSVRYGADLELFILDTRQYRSRNADQDGPAKTMLGAVQLSWLLEGLAHSTATWKVVATSVPLSIPKGGGASVPGYDGWAGGPDGTGFERERQVIVDAILGQKLKNVVFLGGDVHWVQANAYDPDQDGVIDFHEFIAGPLSARHGRVTAASETLHPTRLINEGGYDNFGLVRITKTTFDLTVVDDAGKTRFSYRLTAR; translated from the coding sequence ATGCGACACCTCGTCTTTCTTGTTCCCGCAATCCTGCTGGCGCTTGTCTCGGTTAGCTGCACGTCTGCTTCGCGCGAGGGGCTTCCTCCGAGCAGTCCGTTTCGCGTAGCGGGTGTGGTGACGCCGGAAGTGCTTCCACAGGGGGTTACGGTAGGAGATGTGACCGCGCAGGGCGCGTTGCTTTGGGTGCGTACCGAAGGGCCAGCGCTCGTGCAGGTGGAATGGGCCCCACCGTCGGTCTGGGAGGCGGCTTCGAAGATGGCGTCGGCGGTATCGCCAGTGGCAAGAACGGCTCGCATGATGACCGGCCCAGAGACAGATTTTACGGTGACGATTCCCTTGGAAGGAGCGGTTCCGGAGACGCGCTATCGCTATTATGTATTGGTGGGGCCAATCGTCGATGGGGTTATTCCGGTTGATGCACGGGTGGCGGCGCGGGGTGAATTCACGACGTTGCCGGCGGCGCAGCATTCAGTGCCGGTGGTTTTTGCCTGGAGCGGCGACTTAGGCGGCCAGCAGCGTTGTCGGCAGGGCTTCGGTGGCTATTCCATCTTCGATGTCATGCGGAATCAGGACCCCGATTTTTTCCTGTTTTTGGGTGACACGATCTATAGCGACGATACTTGTGCCTCGCCGCCCAACGAACCGGGGGCGGATTTCAAAGCCTCCACGCTTACGGAGTATCGGACGCGCCATCGCTATCAGCGCGGGGCCGAGTCGCTGCGGCGGTTTTTGGAAACGGTGCCGGTGTATGCGATCTGGGACGATCATGAGGTGCGCAATAATTTTGCCGGGCCGTTCGACGACCAGATGCCGGCAGGGCGGCAGGCGTTGCGTGAGTATTGGCCGATTGCGTCGCCGTCCGGTGATCCGAGCCGAATGTATCGCTCAGTGCGGTATGGGGCCGATCTTGAACTGTTCATTCTGGACACGCGGCAATATCGCAGCCGGAATGCGGATCAGGATGGTCCGGCCAAGACGATGCTGGGGGCAGTGCAATTGAGCTGGTTGCTTGAGGGATTAGCGCATTCCACGGCCACCTGGAAAGTCGTCGCGACGTCGGTGCCGCTGTCGATTCCCAAAGGCGGCGGCGCCAGCGTGCCGGGCTATGACGGCTGGGCCGGTGGACCGGATGGCACGGGGTTCGAGCGCGAACGACAGGTGATCGTCGATGCGATTCTCGGACAGAAACTCAAGAATGTCGTGTTCCTTGGCGGCGATGTGCATTGGGTGCAGGCGAACGCCTATGACCCCGATCAAGACGGTGTCATCGATTTTCACGAGTTCATCGCAGGGCCGCTCTCGGCTCGTCACGGCCGGGTGACCGCGGCAAGTGAAACGCTGCACCCCACCCGGCTGATTAACGAAGGCGGGTACGACAATTTCGGCCTGGTCCGCATTACCAAGACAACGTTTGATCTGACGGTCGTCGACGATGCCGGGAAGACGCGTTTTTCGTATCGACTGACGGCCCGGTAA
- a CDS encoding hypothetical protein (Evidence 5 : Unknown function; MaGe:77308988) — MTAEIADYTETFYNRIRRHSDLSGVRPETFEAVSNRAQRVRKRLGRTASISTIRIHLMRQEYQNVSGNLLEALDHFNQRFPGR; from the coding sequence GTGACGGCTGAGATCGCCGACTATACGGAGACTTTCTATAACCGTATTCGTCGACACAGCGATCTGAGCGGAGTCAGACCAGAGACATTTGAAGCCGTATCGAACCGGGCGCAACGTGTCCGCAAAAGGTTGGGAAGGACAGCCTCAATTTCAACAATCCGTATTCACTTGATGCGACAAGAGTATCAGAACGTTTCGGGAAATCTTCTCGAGGCTTTAGACCACTTCAATCAACGTTTCCCCGGCCGCTAG
- a CDS encoding hypothetical protein (Evidence 4 : Unknown function but conserved in other organisms; MaGe:77308995), whose protein sequence is MGRVSYHLLARRELNEAAQYYESESPGLGAAFLDEVERCTHAIVNFPEAAPLITGTIRRRLVLRFPYALLYSVKPDRVRVLAVMNLKRRPMYWVGRE, encoded by the coding sequence ATGGGGCGAGTCTCCTACCATCTGTTAGCCCGCCGTGAGTTGAACGAAGCCGCACAGTACTACGAGTCAGAAAGTCCCGGGCTCGGGGCCGCATTTCTTGACGAGGTCGAGCGCTGCACTCACGCCATCGTGAATTTTCCTGAGGCCGCTCCATTGATCACCGGGACGATCCGCCGCCGACTTGTGCTCCGGTTTCCTTACGCACTTCTCTATTCCGTCAAACCTGATCGCGTGCGAGTGCTTGCGGTTATGAACCTAAAGCGCCGACCGATGTATTGGGTTGGCCGAGAGTGA
- a CDS encoding hypothetical protein (Evidence 4 : Unknown function but conserved in other organisms; MaGe:77308990), giving the protein MAGLMSADEVYQRAEDAAAAATNPDEKALQIDYQALKEKFRAALGDRKVALFHINKFLPEGYEDQGRFNLVLLTAGNVVFDMVIGDSYFRYDVVSVGQLDKVQVIDAMWDNKEKRREEPFLSLRLMHGEEAHLLLALDDAERASLLAFAKAVSAARNPEK; this is encoded by the coding sequence ATGGCAGGGTTGATGTCAGCAGATGAAGTGTATCAAAGAGCGGAAGATGCAGCGGCGGCGGCGACGAACCCGGATGAAAAAGCGCTGCAGATCGATTATCAGGCGTTGAAGGAAAAATTCCGCGCCGCCTTGGGCGATCGCAAAGTGGCGTTGTTCCACATCAATAAATTTTTGCCTGAAGGATACGAAGATCAGGGCCGGTTCAATCTTGTGTTGCTTACCGCCGGCAATGTCGTCTTCGATATGGTCATCGGCGATTCCTACTTCCGGTACGACGTGGTGTCGGTCGGGCAGTTGGACAAAGTCCAGGTGATCGATGCGATGTGGGACAACAAGGAAAAACGTCGCGAAGAGCCGTTCTTGAGCCTGCGCCTGATGCATGGCGAAGAAGCGCATCTGTTGCTGGCGTTGGACGATGCAGAACGGGCGAGCCTGCTGGCGTTCGCGAAAGCCGTATCGGCGGCGAGAAACCCGGAAAAGTAG
- a CDS encoding hypothetical protein (Evidence 4 : Unknown function but conserved in other organisms; MaGe:77308987) produces MKFLVDANLPPGLATWLREHSHEATHVYEQPGLSLDDRAIFEFSRAHGYTIVTKDEDFAALVILDKNPAAVVWVRFGNATNAMLRNWLEPLLPEIVQRLAAGETLIEVV; encoded by the coding sequence ATGAAATTTCTGGTTGATGCCAACCTTCCGCCCGGTCTTGCCACTTGGCTTCGCGAGCACTCACACGAAGCCACCCATGTATACGAGCAACCCGGCTTGTCGCTCGATGATCGAGCCATCTTCGAATTCTCGCGAGCACACGGATATACCATCGTCACAAAAGATGAGGACTTCGCAGCCCTCGTCATTCTCGACAAAAACCCAGCAGCAGTCGTATGGGTGCGATTCGGTAACGCCACGAATGCCATGCTGAGAAACTGGCTTGAACCGCTTCTTCCTGAGATCGTGCAACGCCTAGCGGCCGGGGAAACGTTGATTGAAGTGGTCTAA